CCTACAGAAGAATACAGTTCCTCAAGAGGCATGGTCCGAGTTTCGTCCTTGGACTTAATGACGACTTTGGCGTCCATTGCAATCAGAATTGGAGCAGAGTCTGATTGGCATGCGGAATGACATTTGTCTGATCCGCCTTTCCACGCGAAACATGTACTCCCGCCGGCTTTGTTGCAGGTTTGTCTCGCTGCCCGAAAAAATTTGGACTGGTCATAAAATTGACAGCGGTTATCCTGGCACAGGTTGCCCCCAATAGTCCCGGAAAAATGCTGAATGGAAGGAGCTCCAATTGCGTTAACAGCTTCAAAGAGGCCGGGCCAGCGGTCACGAACCGGCTGATATTCCAGAATATCCGACAGTTTAACGGCAGCTCCGATCTGGAGACCGTCACCAGTTTCCTTGATTTCCGCCAATTCTGATAATGCCTTTAAACTTATCAAATGCGTCGGCGCAACGAGACCATGTTTCATTCTAACCAAAAGATCTGTTCCGCCGGCGAGAACCTTGCAGTCGTTGCCATAGGAGTTTAAAAGTTCCAGAGCCTCGGATAGGTCCCGAGGTCGATCATAAGCAAAAGGTGGTAAGCGCATACTATCCTCCGAAATGGTCCTCTCACGCTTTATTCACATGGCTGTTCTTTTTGGGTGAACACGTCAATTCCACAGCTAACGGCCCCATTTTTCTTTTTGATGGCTGCGAGGACCTTTTCCGGGGTTATAGGCAGGTCCTTTATCCTAACGCCGATGGCGTCATAGATGGCGTTAGCTATGGCAGGGGCTGTCGGGACACATCCAGGCTCACCAATGCCCTTTGCCCCAAACGGGCCTTGATCGTCAACGGTTTCTATGACAACTGCCTTCGAGTGAATTGCGTCCATTGCCGTCAAGATCTTATAGTCCCGAAAATCTGGGTTCATGTTTCGCCCGTTCTGCAATATAACCTCTTCGGTTAGAGCGTAACCTACTCCCATCAGAACACCGCCATGGACCTGGCCGTCGAGCAACAGGGGATTGATCGCCCGTCCAACATCATGAGCGGCGATGTAATCAAGAATTTCGACTTTGCCGGTCGCCTCGTCCACCTTCACCCGAACGCCATGAGTGCCAAATGAATAGGTCGCCGACATGTTACCACGAAAATCACGGCCCATGTTTTCGTTGGGTGGATCATAAAAATTGTCGGCCATCATCATTTCGCCTCTAGGAGTAAAATGGGACCCTCGCAGCAGTTTTGCAATCGGCAAAACCTGTTTACCTTCTACAAAAAAAGCCCTGTCTTTTAACACCAGTTTGTCTTCATCGACCCCGGTGGCCTTGGAGGCCATAACGAAAAGACGGCTCCGAATTTTCTTGGCTGCGCCTAGAGCAGAATTACCGGCCACAAACGTAGTGCGACTGGCATGGGCCCCTACATCCCAGGGGCAGATATCAGTATCTTGGTGGAATACATGGACATCTTCCACTTTAACCCCGAGTTCTTCGGCTACAATCTGGGCTATTATTGTATCAGCTCCCTGGCCCATATCCGAAGCGCCTGTGAACACATCCACTTTACCGTAATCATCCATTTTGATGATCGTGCCGCAGCCATCGGATTTATAAATCCTGGCCCCTCCACCAACGTGTATCAATGACGCTAGACCAACGCCAACACCGTTTTCCCTGGTTCTACCGAATTCAAGGTCTTTCGAGACCGCTTCTATACATTCCGGAAGCCCGCAGCTTGTTATGCGCAGACCTTGGGGTGTTACATCACCGGGCTGGTTTGAATTTATCCGTCTAAATTCAACACGGTCGATCCCCGCAGCTTCGGCAAGCATATCCATAGCGCTTTCGATGGCAAAGGTGGCTTGCGGGTTGCCGTAGCCACGCATAGCCTGGCTGTAAGTGTTGTTGGTATAAACACATTTAGCTGAGTATCGCACATTCGGCACCCGGTAGAGCGAGGTGATCGGCATCATCATGACCGACGGCGTGGTGGCCCCCCATGAGGTATATGCTCCATTATCCAGGACCATTGACATGTCGCGGTAGAGCAGTCTTCCTTCCCTGTCGCACCCCATGGAGATATATGTGACTGTTGGTTGCCGTGGCGATGTGGCGATAAATTCTTCCTCGCGTTCAAATAGTATTTTGACTGGGCGGCGAGCATGCCATGCAAGAAGAATGGCCATGTGTTCATAAGCGTAGGTGTCCAGTTTGCTGCCAAAACCTCCACCAATAGAAGGTTTTATGACTCGAACACGCTTGTCTTTAACACCGAGAGCCTTCAGGGTTTCCTGAAAATCCTTCTGCGCAAGTGACGGAATTTGTGTATTCGTGTAAACCGTCAAATTGTCGGAATGATCAAAATCCGCAATAGCTCCACTTGTTCCCATACAACAGTGTGTAACCCAAGTGGTGGAGAAGCGTTCCGTAACATTAAAGGCCGCTTCAAGCTTGGCTGCCTCTACATCGCCGTAATGGAGACTCCAAGGCATTTTAAGAAGATTGGTCTTGTGGTTTTCATGGACCAGAGGCGCTTCAGGTTTTAGGGCTTCTTCAGGATCGAAAATTGCTGGAAGGGCCTCATAAGTAACATCAATAAGACTAATCGCCTCTCTAGCGGTTTCCGGGTCCGTGGCCGCAACTGCCGCCACTTCATCCCTGTAGGACCGAACTTTCCCAGCCTTCAGGAGAGGATTGTCCTTGTAAAAACCAAGGCGAACCGGAGGGATATCTGCGGCCGTTAAAACCGTGATTACGCCGGGCAAGTCTTTAGCCTTTTCAGTGTCAACCCTTATGATTCGAGCGTGTGGGTACTTGCTGTAGAGAATCCTTCCATACAGCATTCCGGGTAGTTTAAAATCCTGGATGTATAGTGCGCGTCCCGTGGCCTTATCTACGGCGTCAACCTTTGAGATCCGT
This window of the Desulfomonilaceae bacterium genome carries:
- a CDS encoding xanthine dehydrogenase family protein molybdopterin-binding subunit, with product MQPAYMIDDHERNGKKEIMEEFTVIGKRISKVDAVDKATGRALYIQDFKLPGMLYGRILYSKYPHARIIRVDTEKAKDLPGVITVLTAADIPPVRLGFYKDNPLLKAGKVRSYRDEVAAVAATDPETAREAISLIDVTYEALPAIFDPEEALKPEAPLVHENHKTNLLKMPWSLHYGDVEAAKLEAAFNVTERFSTTWVTHCCMGTSGAIADFDHSDNLTVYTNTQIPSLAQKDFQETLKALGVKDKRVRVIKPSIGGGFGSKLDTYAYEHMAILLAWHARRPVKILFEREEEFIATSPRQPTVTYISMGCDREGRLLYRDMSMVLDNGAYTSWGATTPSVMMMPITSLYRVPNVRYSAKCVYTNNTYSQAMRGYGNPQATFAIESAMDMLAEAAGIDRVEFRRINSNQPGDVTPQGLRITSCGLPECIEAVSKDLEFGRTRENGVGVGLASLIHVGGGARIYKSDGCGTIIKMDDYGKVDVFTGASDMGQGADTIIAQIVAEELGVKVEDVHVFHQDTDICPWDVGAHASRTTFVAGNSALGAAKKIRSRLFVMASKATGVDEDKLVLKDRAFFVEGKQVLPIAKLLRGSHFTPRGEMMMADNFYDPPNENMGRDFRGNMSATYSFGTHGVRVKVDEATGKVEILDYIAAHDVGRAINPLLLDGQVHGGVLMGVGYALTEEVILQNGRNMNPDFRDYKILTAMDAIHSKAVVIETVDDQGPFGAKGIGEPGCVPTAPAIANAIYDAIGVRIKDLPITPEKVLAAIKKKNGAVSCGIDVFTQKEQPCE
- a CDS encoding FAD binding domain-containing protein, giving the protein MRLPPFAYDRPRDLSEALELLNSYGNDCKVLAGGTDLLVRMKHGLVAPTHLISLKALSELAEIKETGDGLQIGAAVKLSDILEYQPVRDRWPGLFEAVNAIGAPSIQHFSGTIGGNLCQDNRCQFYDQSKFFRAARQTCNKAGGSTCFAWKGGSDKCHSACQSDSAPILIAMDAKVVIKSKDETRTMPLEELYSSVGERPLTLADNEMLTEILVPAPVPGAGTAFEKLAYRSSIDYAMVSAGAFVQTEGGRTVRARLVIGAVARGPLSIATVEKTLKNRPAGDQQAINEVAIDAMNTAEAFIANNMTQPVEYRTKMVSVIAKRALTRATERAVSQKGFLEAK